Proteins from a genomic interval of Amycolatopsis sp. cg13:
- a CDS encoding aerial mycelium formation protein, with protein sequence MIEVRPGGRRRIDRVLGPGYLTGLGDLPLPVLRERRDEAAQEETDLSYLRRLLHARIDIVRAEQERRSSGGEASIVDRLASILADNALGPAAGSGRHQQLEPSRAGEHRRHAEALIGDTGLTDVGSLTDDKLAAALDTYAAEESSVSSFRRQVQGVMDTLNAEIAARYSSGAATVDQLLDSELGRVEE encoded by the coding sequence GTGATCGAAGTGCGTCCCGGAGGGCGACGACGGATCGACCGCGTCCTCGGCCCGGGATACCTCACCGGATTAGGCGACTTGCCGCTCCCGGTGCTGCGCGAGCGGCGCGACGAGGCCGCGCAGGAAGAGACAGACCTGTCCTACCTGCGCCGGCTCCTGCACGCCCGCATCGACATCGTGCGCGCCGAACAGGAGCGCCGCTCGTCCGGCGGGGAAGCCAGCATCGTCGACCGGCTCGCGTCGATCCTCGCCGACAACGCGCTCGGCCCGGCCGCCGGTTCGGGCCGCCACCAGCAGCTCGAACCGTCCCGCGCGGGCGAGCACCGCAGGCACGCTGAGGCATTGATCGGCGACACCGGGCTCACCGACGTCGGCTCGCTCACCGACGACAAGCTCGCCGCCGCGCTGGACACGTACGCGGCCGAGGAATCGTCCGTGTCCTCCTTCCGCCGCCAGGTCCAAGGCGTGATGGACACGCTCAACGCCGAGATCGCCGCGCGCTACAGCAGCGGAGCGGCCACTGTGGACCAGCTGCTGGACAGCGAACTGGGGCGCGTCGAGGAATGA
- a CDS encoding aminodeoxychorismate lyase codes for MRVLAFLDGSLADPEAAHLRVDDLGLLRGDGVFETILVAVKKPREMRPHLDRLARSAAMLDLPAPDLDGFARAAQAVVDAWEGGPEIALKLVYTRGVDGDPEGRPTAFAMGLEVEEKVLRARTEGVSVVTLERGFGPELAERAPWLLLGAKTVSYAMNMAALREATRRGAQDVIFTATDDSVLEGPTSTVVLAKERTLYTPPATVGILPGTTQYALFRGAEKAGWSVKVEPLTVEDLLRGDGVFLTSSVRKVTRVHTLNGTELPDSTALHGELVAAYESEY; via the coding sequence ATGCGCGTTCTCGCCTTCCTCGACGGTTCACTGGCCGACCCCGAAGCCGCCCACCTCCGGGTGGACGACCTCGGCCTGCTGCGCGGAGACGGGGTGTTCGAAACGATCCTCGTGGCAGTGAAAAAGCCGCGGGAAATGCGTCCGCACCTCGACCGGCTCGCCCGTTCCGCGGCGATGCTGGACCTGCCCGCGCCGGACCTGGACGGCTTCGCCCGAGCCGCGCAGGCGGTCGTCGACGCGTGGGAGGGCGGGCCGGAAATCGCCCTGAAACTCGTGTACACGCGGGGTGTCGACGGTGATCCCGAGGGCAGGCCGACGGCGTTCGCGATGGGCTTGGAGGTCGAGGAGAAGGTGCTGCGGGCGCGCACCGAAGGCGTCTCGGTGGTGACCCTGGAGCGCGGTTTCGGCCCCGAACTCGCCGAGCGCGCCCCGTGGCTTTTGCTCGGCGCGAAAACGGTTTCCTACGCGATGAACATGGCCGCCCTGCGCGAGGCGACCCGTCGCGGAGCCCAAGATGTGATCTTCACCGCTACCGACGATTCGGTCCTCGAAGGACCGACGTCGACGGTCGTCCTGGCGAAGGAACGGACGCTCTACACCCCGCCGGCCACTGTTGGCATCCTGCCAGGAACGACGCAGTACGCGTTGTTCCGCGGCGCGGAGAAGGCCGGTTGGTCGGTGAAGGTGGAGCCGTTGACGGTGGAGGACCTGCTGCGCGGGGACGGCGTTTTTCTTACGTCGTCGGTGCGGAAGGTGACCCGGGTGCACACGCTGAACGGCACGGAACTGCCGGATTCGACGGCGCTGCACGGGGAGCTGGTGGCGGCTTACGAGAGCGAGTACTGA
- a CDS encoding ABC transporter ATP-binding protein — translation MIEFSHVSVTYDGADRPVLRDVDLTIEEGELCLVAGRTGVGKSTLLGAINGLVPHFTGGTLSGRVAVAGLDTATHPPRELASVVGVVGQDPLAGFVTDTVEEELAYAMEQLAIAPDVMRKRVEETLDLLGIAELRDRPLRTLSGGQQQRVAIGAVLTAHPSVLVLDEPTSALDPTAAEEVLAAITRLVHDLGTTVVVAEHRMERVAQYADRLLYLPGDGTVVSGPPAEVFAETDVAPPIVELGRLAGWSPLPLSVRDARRLARPLRERLAERRPAEAAQRSGETVLTARGVRVRYGGVNAVRGVDLRLNQGEVVALMGRNGSGKSSLLWALQGSGPRSDGTVDVLGADPKTLRSRAARARVGLVPQTPSDLLYLDSVGAECRQADVESDVTPGTARKLLDRLVPGIQDDTNPRDLSEGQRLALVLAVQLAAAPPVVLLDEPTRGLDYPAKRHFATILADLAAEGHAVLLATHDVEFVASAAHRVVVLAEGEVVADGPTADVVVASPAFAPQVAKILAPEPWLTVDAVAKALA, via the coding sequence ATGATCGAGTTTTCGCACGTCAGCGTCACCTACGACGGGGCGGACCGGCCGGTGCTCCGGGACGTCGACCTGACCATCGAGGAAGGCGAACTCTGCCTCGTCGCTGGCCGCACCGGTGTCGGCAAGTCGACATTGCTCGGCGCGATTAACGGCCTCGTCCCGCATTTCACCGGTGGCACGCTGAGCGGCCGCGTCGCGGTCGCCGGGCTCGACACCGCGACGCATCCGCCGCGTGAGCTGGCATCGGTGGTCGGCGTAGTCGGGCAGGATCCGCTGGCCGGATTCGTCACCGACACTGTCGAGGAAGAGCTGGCTTACGCGATGGAGCAACTCGCCATCGCGCCGGACGTGATGCGCAAGCGCGTCGAGGAAACCCTTGACCTGCTGGGCATCGCCGAACTCCGCGACCGTCCACTTCGGACGCTTTCCGGCGGTCAGCAGCAACGCGTCGCGATCGGCGCGGTGCTTACGGCGCACCCGAGCGTGCTGGTGCTGGACGAACCGACGTCGGCGCTCGACCCGACCGCGGCCGAGGAGGTGCTGGCCGCGATCACCCGGCTGGTGCACGACTTGGGCACCACGGTCGTCGTCGCCGAACACCGGATGGAACGCGTCGCGCAGTACGCCGACCGCCTGCTCTACCTGCCCGGCGACGGCACCGTGGTCTCCGGCCCACCGGCGGAGGTGTTCGCCGAGACCGACGTCGCGCCGCCGATCGTGGAACTGGGTCGACTCGCGGGCTGGTCGCCGCTGCCACTCTCGGTCCGCGACGCCCGTCGGCTCGCCCGTCCACTGCGGGAACGCCTAGCCGAACGTCGCCCCGCTGAAGCGGCACAACGCTCTGGCGAAACGGTCCTCACCGCGCGGGGCGTGCGGGTCCGGTATGGGGGCGTGAACGCGGTTCGCGGCGTTGACCTGCGGCTGAACCAAGGCGAGGTCGTCGCGCTGATGGGCCGGAACGGCTCGGGCAAGTCCTCGCTGCTGTGGGCGTTGCAGGGCAGCGGACCCCGCTCCGACGGCACGGTCGACGTCCTTGGTGCGGACCCGAAGACGCTCCGCTCGCGAGCTGCCCGCGCGCGGGTCGGTCTGGTCCCGCAGACGCCGTCTGACCTGCTGTATCTCGACTCAGTCGGCGCGGAATGCCGACAGGCCGACGTCGAATCGGACGTCACGCCAGGCACCGCACGGAAGCTGCTCGACCGTCTCGTACCGGGTATCCAAGACGACACCAACCCGCGCGACCTGTCCGAAGGCCAGCGACTCGCCTTGGTCCTCGCTGTGCAACTAGCCGCCGCCCCGCCGGTCGTGCTGCTCGACGAGCCGACCCGCGGCCTGGACTACCCGGCGAAACGGCACTTCGCGACCATCCTCGCCGACCTGGCCGCCGAGGGACACGCGGTGCTGCTGGCCACCCACGACGTCGAGTTCGTCGCCTCCGCCGCACATCGCGTCGTGGTCCTGGCCGAGGGCGAGGTGGTCGCGGACGGGCCGACCGCGGACGTCGTCGTAGCCTCGCCCGCCTTCGCCCCGCAGGTGGCGAAGATCCTCGCGCCGGAGCCGTGGCTGACCGTGGACGCGGTGGCGAAGGCGCTGGCGTGA
- a CDS encoding GNAT family N-acetyltransferase, which produces MSALQAYVRATAPIGRDTERIGPFLATFAQDSSHPMANYAIPDDGATPSSLEVAALISAYQQRNLLPRLEFFTDAAPDVEKSLVTSGFTLERRVPVMTCTAEDRVDCGAPDHIQLREPLSDNEFRRLRSVQNVAFGESPEVSDADVERNRNYLTVLAEHGETIVGGGVALDIVSGATEIVGIAVAAEHRGQGIAAAITAHLTRLAHERGARTAFLTPGDVGIGTVYRRAGYQVAGECVHLSLS; this is translated from the coding sequence ATGTCCGCCCTTCAGGCATACGTTCGCGCGACCGCACCGATCGGCCGCGACACCGAGCGAATCGGCCCGTTCCTGGCGACTTTCGCCCAGGACAGCTCTCATCCGATGGCGAACTACGCCATCCCCGACGACGGCGCGACGCCCTCATCACTTGAGGTTGCTGCCCTGATTTCTGCTTACCAGCAACGAAATCTCCTGCCACGGCTGGAGTTCTTCACCGACGCCGCTCCCGACGTCGAGAAATCCCTTGTCACCTCAGGGTTCACGCTGGAACGACGCGTGCCGGTGATGACCTGCACCGCCGAGGACCGCGTCGATTGTGGTGCACCGGACCACATTCAGCTGCGAGAACCGTTGTCCGACAACGAATTCCGCCGCCTGCGGTCCGTGCAGAATGTCGCCTTCGGCGAGTCTCCGGAGGTGTCGGATGCTGATGTCGAACGCAACCGCAACTACCTGACCGTTCTAGCCGAACACGGCGAAACCATTGTGGGCGGCGGAGTCGCGTTGGACATCGTGTCCGGCGCAACGGAAATCGTCGGCATCGCGGTAGCGGCTGAACACCGCGGCCAAGGCATCGCGGCGGCAATCACCGCGCACCTAACCCGCCTCGCCCACGAACGCGGCGCGCGGACGGCTTTCCTTACACCGGGCGATGTCGGCATCGGCACGGTCTACCGCCGCGCCGGGTACCAGGTCGCCGGTGAGTGCGTGCACCTGTCGCTGAGCTAG
- a CDS encoding Gfo/Idh/MocA family protein yields MGQDQLRVGLVGTGPWATTVHAPGLADHPGTVLSAVWSRRPEAAAALAQAYDAVPTSDLDELFEQVDALAFAVPPTVQAELATKAAEAGKHLILEKPIAPDLASAQRLADAVTSAGVASLVMLTLRFAQQTRDWLEGVTAAGGWRGGSVRWLSGALLAGKYATSAWRQDPAAGALADIGPHAFDLLDAALGPITDVLAAHRGPEDLWQLLLEHESGITSTATLSLRLPVQPTVVEYSVFGEHGFRTLGRTGTANDAYTALLDDFAAMVSCGTTTHPCDVRRGVHLARIVDQARAALR; encoded by the coding sequence GTGGGACAGGACCAGTTGCGCGTCGGCCTCGTAGGAACCGGACCGTGGGCCACCACGGTGCACGCCCCCGGGCTCGCGGATCATCCAGGGACCGTGCTCAGTGCTGTGTGGAGCCGCCGGCCGGAAGCCGCCGCCGCGCTCGCGCAGGCCTACGACGCCGTGCCCACCAGCGATCTGGACGAACTGTTCGAGCAGGTGGACGCGCTCGCGTTCGCGGTGCCGCCGACCGTGCAGGCCGAACTGGCCACCAAGGCAGCGGAGGCGGGCAAACACCTGATCCTGGAGAAACCGATCGCCCCCGATCTCGCCTCGGCGCAGCGTCTCGCCGACGCCGTGACATCGGCTGGCGTCGCGTCGCTGGTGATGCTGACGCTGCGGTTCGCTCAGCAGACGCGCGACTGGCTGGAGGGCGTCACCGCTGCTGGCGGTTGGCGCGGCGGCAGCGTGCGGTGGCTGTCCGGCGCGTTGCTCGCCGGGAAGTACGCGACCTCGGCCTGGCGGCAGGATCCGGCTGCCGGCGCGCTCGCCGACATCGGCCCGCACGCGTTCGACCTGCTCGACGCCGCCCTCGGCCCGATCACGGACGTCCTTGCCGCACACCGCGGCCCCGAAGACCTGTGGCAACTGCTGCTTGAACACGAAAGCGGCATCACGAGCACCGCGACGCTCAGCCTGCGCCTCCCGGTGCAGCCGACGGTGGTCGAGTACTCGGTCTTCGGCGAGCACGGCTTCCGCACGCTTGGCCGCACCGGAACGGCGAACGACGCGTACACCGCGCTGCTGGACGATTTCGCCGCGATGGTGTCGTGCGGAACGACCACACATCCCTGCGACGTCCGGCGGGGCGTGCACCTGGCTCGGATCGTGGACCAGGCGCGCGCCGCCCTTCGCTGA
- a CDS encoding DUF3073 domain-containing protein: protein MGRGRAKAKQTKVARELKYSSHETDFDALQRELSSSSSDNHEDDKRYEDPYDDGYDEYRR, encoded by the coding sequence ATGGGGCGCGGCCGGGCTAAGGCCAAGCAGACGAAGGTGGCGCGCGAGCTCAAATACAGCTCCCACGAAACCGACTTCGATGCTTTGCAGCGCGAGCTGTCGAGTAGTTCCTCGGACAACCACGAGGACGACAAGCGGTACGAGGACCCGTACGACGACGGGTACGACGAGTACCGCCGTTGA
- a CDS encoding asparaginase, with amino-acid sequence MTGQPILVEVVRNGFVESVHHGCLVVTAPDGSVQFSAGDVTSPFFPRSANKPLQGVGMLRAGLGYDGADLALGCASHSGETGHLERVAAMLSAAGLDPSALACPAELPIGEDARRAADEPRKITMNCSGKHAAMLATCAANGWKTDGYQLPDHPLQVQLAKTVEELTGEAIAAVGVDGCSAPLFAFSPTGLARSFGRLAQASEGTDERRVADAMRAHPWLVAGTGREDTRLMQAVPGLLSKSGAEGVLAFTLGDGTACAIKVADGNKRALAPLAMAVLGRLGIETPEALADLAHPPVYGGGERQGELRVSWSAP; translated from the coding sequence ATGACCGGCCAGCCGATCCTCGTGGAGGTCGTCCGGAACGGGTTCGTCGAGAGCGTCCATCACGGATGTCTCGTCGTGACCGCGCCGGACGGCTCCGTCCAGTTCTCCGCGGGCGACGTGACCAGCCCGTTCTTCCCCCGGTCGGCGAACAAGCCGCTGCAAGGCGTCGGGATGCTCCGCGCCGGGCTCGGCTACGACGGCGCGGACCTGGCGCTCGGCTGCGCCTCGCATTCCGGCGAAACCGGACATCTCGAGCGCGTCGCGGCGATGCTGTCCGCGGCCGGGCTCGATCCGTCGGCGCTGGCCTGTCCGGCCGAGCTGCCGATCGGCGAGGACGCCCGGCGCGCGGCCGACGAGCCGCGGAAGATCACGATGAACTGCTCCGGCAAGCACGCCGCGATGCTCGCCACCTGCGCCGCGAACGGCTGGAAGACCGACGGCTACCAGCTGCCGGACCATCCGCTGCAGGTCCAGCTCGCGAAGACGGTCGAGGAGCTGACCGGCGAAGCCATCGCCGCGGTCGGGGTCGACGGCTGCAGCGCCCCGCTGTTCGCGTTCTCGCCGACCGGCCTCGCGAGGTCGTTCGGACGGCTAGCGCAGGCCAGCGAGGGCACTGACGAACGCCGGGTAGCCGACGCGATGCGGGCGCATCCGTGGCTGGTCGCGGGCACCGGCCGGGAGGACACCCGGCTGATGCAGGCCGTGCCGGGGCTGCTGTCGAAGAGCGGCGCGGAGGGCGTCCTGGCGTTCACGCTCGGCGACGGCACCGCGTGCGCGATCAAGGTCGCGGACGGCAACAAGCGGGCCTTGGCGCCGCTGGCCATGGCCGTCCTCGGCCGCCTGGGCATCGAGACGCCGGAAGCGCTGGCCGACCTGGCTCACCCGCCCGTGTACGGCGGCGGCGAACGCCAGGGCGAGCTGCGGGTCAGTTGGAGTGCTCCTTAG
- a CDS encoding ECF transporter S component — protein MTDFLGSAVRIRHRTALVLTAAVVVGLAMFCWPLLARSTVGTSAHVTDAPFVFLVTLPVLILIVLAELSSGGLDAKALALLGVLSAVNAALRPLGAGTGGIELVFFLLVLAGRVFGPGFGFVLGSTSLFASALLTGGVGPWLPFQMLASSLVGLGAGLLPRRAKGRWEIAMLAAYGVVAAYFYGLAMSLFTWPFLAGHTALDFVPGGPLAENLHRFLVFTVLTSTLGWDTGRALTNLVAILVLGPAILTVLRRAARRAAFS, from the coding sequence GTGACCGATTTCCTAGGCTCAGCCGTCCGCATCCGGCACCGCACGGCGCTGGTGCTGACGGCCGCCGTCGTGGTCGGGCTTGCGATGTTCTGCTGGCCGCTGCTCGCCCGCAGCACCGTCGGCACCTCCGCACACGTGACCGACGCGCCGTTCGTTTTCCTCGTGACGCTGCCGGTGCTGATCCTGATCGTGCTGGCCGAGCTGTCCAGCGGCGGACTCGACGCGAAGGCGCTCGCGCTGCTCGGCGTGCTGTCCGCGGTGAACGCCGCGCTGCGTCCGCTCGGCGCGGGCACCGGCGGGATCGAGCTGGTGTTCTTCCTGCTCGTGCTGGCCGGGCGGGTCTTCGGACCGGGCTTCGGGTTCGTCCTCGGCTCGACGTCGCTGTTCGCGTCCGCGCTGCTCACCGGCGGCGTGGGGCCGTGGCTGCCGTTCCAGATGCTGGCGTCTTCGCTGGTCGGCCTTGGCGCGGGGCTGCTGCCGCGCCGGGCGAAGGGCCGGTGGGAGATCGCGATGCTGGCGGCCTACGGAGTGGTCGCCGCCTACTTCTACGGCCTCGCGATGAGCCTGTTCACCTGGCCGTTCCTGGCGGGCCACACCGCGCTGGACTTCGTCCCGGGCGGCCCGCTCGCCGAGAACCTGCACCGGTTCCTGGTCTTCACCGTGCTGACGTCCACTTTGGGCTGGGACACCGGCCGCGCGCTCACGAACCTGGTCGCGATCCTCGTGCTGGGCCCGGCGATCCTGACCGTGCTGCGCCGGGCCGCACGACGAGCGGCGTTCAGCTGA
- a CDS encoding CbiQ family ECF transporter T component: MAGSSPRALHPGAWWVWALALAVAASRTTNPVLLALVIAVAGFVVVLRRGDAPWALAFRMYAWIAAVILASRVLFRILIGGEDGGHILFTLPTIPLPSVAAGIQLLGPTSAEELLGGLYDGLRLATIVLCVGAANALANPKRLLKAVPGALYEVGTAVTVALSVAPQLVESVQRVRRARRLRSGKTRGLRFVKGIFVPVLADAMDRSLQLAAAMDSRGYGRRAYLSPRVRMLIATCVLAGLVGVAVGVYGVLDGSASWLGVPMLVTGLVLAAAGFVLGGRQIRRTTYRPDPWRLPETLVSLCGVATAVLVLIADPVSLTTPASPLTWPELPLLPTVAVLISAAPAWFAPRPALVSEVAR, from the coding sequence GTGGCGGGAAGTAGTCCGCGAGCGCTCCATCCCGGCGCGTGGTGGGTGTGGGCGCTCGCGCTCGCCGTCGCCGCGAGCCGGACCACGAACCCGGTTCTGCTCGCGCTTGTGATCGCAGTGGCCGGGTTCGTCGTGGTGCTCCGTCGCGGCGACGCGCCGTGGGCGCTGGCGTTCCGGATGTACGCCTGGATCGCCGCGGTGATCCTGGCATCGCGCGTGCTGTTCCGGATCCTGATCGGCGGCGAGGACGGTGGGCACATCCTCTTCACGCTGCCGACCATCCCGCTGCCGAGCGTCGCCGCCGGCATTCAGCTCCTCGGCCCCACTTCGGCCGAGGAGCTGCTCGGCGGGCTGTACGACGGGCTCCGGCTGGCGACGATCGTGCTCTGCGTCGGTGCGGCGAACGCGCTGGCGAACCCGAAACGCCTGCTCAAGGCCGTACCCGGGGCGCTGTATGAGGTGGGGACGGCGGTTACCGTCGCGTTGTCCGTGGCTCCGCAGCTGGTCGAAAGCGTGCAGCGGGTGCGCCGTGCGCGTCGGCTGCGTTCCGGGAAGACGCGCGGCCTGCGGTTCGTGAAGGGGATTTTCGTGCCGGTGCTCGCCGATGCCATGGATCGGTCGCTGCAGCTCGCGGCGGCCATGGATTCTCGCGGTTACGGACGGCGCGCGTATCTCTCGCCGCGGGTCCGGATGCTGATCGCGACCTGCGTGCTGGCCGGGCTGGTCGGGGTCGCGGTGGGGGTTTACGGCGTGCTCGACGGGTCCGCGTCGTGGCTCGGCGTGCCGATGCTCGTCACCGGTCTGGTGCTGGCCGCCGCCGGATTCGTGCTGGGCGGACGGCAGATCCGCCGCACGACCTATCGGCCCGATCCGTGGCGGCTGCCGGAGACGCTGGTCTCGCTGTGCGGCGTCGCGACCGCGGTGCTCGTGCTGATCGCCGACCCGGTTTCGCTCACCACCCCGGCCAGCCCGCTGACCTGGCCGGAGCTGCCGCTGCTGCCGACTGTCGCGGTGCTGATCAGCGCGGCGCCCGCTTGGTTCGCGCCGCGTCCGGCGCTGGTGTCGGAGGTCGCCCGATGA
- a CDS encoding folate-binding protein YgfZ yields the protein MPYSSPLLEIPRAVAAPEGHPEAGVPWHWGDPFAEQRTAARGVVVIDRSHREILAVTGEERLSWLHLVISQHVTELAGNTGTEALVLDSQGHVDTHFVLAHTGDTVYLDSDPGPLVTSALPKGGKQTLREYLEAMKFWSKVEIRDATEELAVLTVLGPETDSVLGVELGAEPYSVAALPEGGFARRMPWPTRAGADLVVPRAQLTQWWQRLTDAGARPAGSWTFDALRVESRHPRLGVDTDERTIPHEVGWIGSAAHVAKGCYRGQETVSKVHNVGRPPRYLALLHLDGSPEITPETGDPVKLGERVVGRIGTVAQHHELGPIALALVKRSVPGGAELLAGDEDRVVQATVDPDSVPGEHAAPGREAAQRLRG from the coding sequence ATGCCGTACAGCTCGCCGCTGCTCGAAATCCCCCGCGCGGTCGCCGCGCCCGAGGGCCATCCGGAAGCCGGAGTTCCGTGGCACTGGGGCGATCCGTTCGCCGAGCAGCGCACCGCCGCCCGAGGAGTGGTCGTGATCGACCGCTCGCACCGAGAAATCCTCGCTGTCACCGGCGAGGAACGCTTGTCCTGGCTGCATTTGGTGATCTCGCAGCACGTCACCGAACTCGCCGGAAACACTGGCACCGAAGCGCTCGTCCTCGACAGCCAAGGCCACGTCGACACCCACTTCGTGCTCGCGCACACCGGCGACACGGTGTACCTCGACAGCGACCCCGGCCCGCTCGTCACGAGCGCGTTGCCCAAGGGCGGCAAGCAAACCCTGCGCGAGTACCTCGAAGCGATGAAATTCTGGTCCAAGGTCGAGATTCGCGACGCGACGGAAGAGCTGGCCGTTCTCACCGTGCTCGGCCCGGAGACCGACAGCGTGCTCGGCGTGGAACTCGGTGCCGAGCCGTACTCGGTGGCCGCGCTGCCCGAAGGCGGTTTCGCCCGGCGGATGCCGTGGCCGACGCGAGCGGGCGCGGATCTCGTGGTGCCGCGCGCTCAGCTCACTCAATGGTGGCAACGGCTCACCGACGCCGGCGCGCGTCCGGCGGGCTCGTGGACCTTCGACGCGCTGCGCGTGGAATCGCGGCATCCGCGGCTCGGCGTCGACACCGACGAGCGGACGATCCCGCACGAGGTCGGCTGGATCGGCTCGGCGGCGCACGTCGCGAAGGGCTGCTACCGCGGCCAGGAGACCGTCTCGAAGGTGCACAACGTCGGCCGCCCGCCGCGGTATCTCGCGCTGCTGCACCTCGACGGTTCGCCGGAGATCACGCCGGAGACCGGAGACCCGGTGAAGCTCGGCGAGCGGGTGGTCGGCCGGATCGGCACGGTCGCGCAGCACCACGAACTCGGGCCGATCGCGCTGGCGCTGGTCAAGCGCTCGGTGCCGGGCGGGGCGGAACTGCTGGCCGGCGACGAGGACCGAGTGGTCCAGGCCACTGTCGATCCGGACTCGGTGCCGGGCGAGCACGCGGCGCCCGGACGGGAAGCGGCGCAGAGACTGCGGGGCTGA
- a CDS encoding alpha/beta fold hydrolase, protein MTSTFVFAAGANGVSAAPPELVLRGYRGVGVPQPEQQFRLSYQAPQDLGAFATEPSALAGVTMADQVASTVDVVRRAAALGPVVLVGSSIGGALVTLVAEEVPELVSALVYDAAFCCVELPTPEEYLATPEAASSQVGAMLGFIAADPAVIGAMRFNWRSSSAEALTAAKAALCADATDGEFYALLNAMAPDDIIGRSATDSRGTAERWGRVPRFYIRHLQDRLVPLALQDRMIAEADARTPGTQFEVHDIDTSHFPNAAGMAQFVEVLDKVGQSVS, encoded by the coding sequence ATGACTTCGACGTTCGTCTTCGCCGCCGGTGCCAACGGCGTGTCCGCCGCCCCGCCTGAACTCGTGCTGCGCGGGTACCGCGGGGTGGGGGTGCCGCAGCCGGAGCAGCAGTTCCGGCTGTCGTACCAGGCTCCGCAGGATCTCGGCGCGTTCGCCACGGAACCCTCGGCGCTGGCCGGCGTGACGATGGCCGACCAGGTCGCGTCCACTGTGGACGTCGTCCGCCGGGCCGCCGCGCTGGGCCCGGTCGTGCTGGTCGGGTCGAGCATCGGCGGCGCGCTGGTCACGCTCGTCGCCGAAGAGGTCCCGGAGCTGGTGTCGGCGCTGGTCTACGACGCCGCGTTCTGCTGTGTCGAACTGCCGACGCCGGAGGAATACCTGGCGACGCCCGAAGCCGCGTCGTCGCAGGTCGGGGCAATGCTCGGGTTCATCGCGGCCGACCCGGCGGTGATCGGCGCGATGCGGTTCAACTGGCGTTCTTCGTCGGCGGAGGCGTTGACGGCGGCGAAGGCGGCGCTCTGCGCGGACGCCACCGACGGCGAGTTCTACGCCCTGCTCAACGCGATGGCCCCGGACGACATTATCGGCCGCAGCGCGACCGACTCGCGCGGCACGGCGGAGCGGTGGGGGCGCGTCCCGCGGTTCTACATCCGGCATCTCCAAGACCGTCTGGTGCCGCTCGCCCTGCAGGACCGGATGATCGCCGAGGCCGACGCGCGCACGCCCGGCACGCAGTTCGAGGTGCACGACATCGACACGTCGCACTTCCCGAACGCGGCTGGGATGGCCCAGTTCGTCGAGGTGCTGGACAAGGTCGGCCAGTCGGTCAGCTGA
- a CDS encoding 3-hydroxybutyryl-CoA dehydrogenase translates to MSDIARVGVVGAGLMGSGIAEVHARSGLDVLVTEVNQPALDAGKARIEKSLQRGVRNGKLAAEDAEAALGRLRFTTDIAEFADRDLVVEAILEQEQAKVDVFRALDKIVEREDAVFASNTSSIPIMKLGMATGRPQQVVGIHFFNPVPVLPLVELVPSLLTSEETARRAEEHATGALGKTVIRSQDRAGFIVNSLLVPYLLSAIRMIESGFASAEDIDRGMELGTAHPMGPLRLSDLIGLDTIKAIADSMYAEFKEPLYSSPPLLLRMVDAGLLGKKTGRGFYSYS, encoded by the coding sequence GTGAGCGACATCGCACGAGTAGGTGTGGTCGGAGCCGGGCTGATGGGCTCCGGCATTGCCGAGGTGCACGCCAGGTCCGGGTTGGACGTGCTGGTCACCGAGGTGAACCAGCCCGCCCTCGACGCGGGCAAGGCGCGCATCGAGAAGTCGCTGCAACGCGGCGTCCGCAACGGCAAGCTGGCCGCCGAGGACGCCGAAGCGGCGCTCGGGCGGCTGCGCTTCACCACGGACATCGCCGAGTTCGCCGACCGCGATCTCGTCGTCGAGGCCATCCTGGAACAGGAGCAGGCCAAGGTCGACGTGTTCCGGGCACTGGACAAGATCGTCGAGCGCGAGGACGCGGTGTTCGCGTCCAACACCTCGTCGATTCCGATCATGAAGCTCGGCATGGCCACCGGCCGTCCGCAGCAGGTCGTCGGCATCCACTTCTTCAACCCGGTGCCGGTGCTGCCGCTGGTCGAACTGGTCCCGTCGCTGCTGACCAGCGAGGAGACCGCCCGCCGGGCCGAGGAGCACGCCACCGGCGCGCTGGGCAAGACGGTGATCCGGTCGCAGGACCGGGCCGGGTTCATCGTGAACTCGCTGCTCGTGCCGTATCTGCTGTCGGCGATCCGGATGATCGAATCGGGCTTCGCCTCGGCCGAGGACATCGACCGCGGCATGGAGCTGGGCACGGCGCATCCGATGGGTCCCCTGCGGTTGTCCGACCTGATCGGCCTCGACACCATCAAGGCGATCGCGGACTCGATGTACGCCGAGTTCAAGGAGCCGCTGTACTCGTCGCCGCCGCTGCTGCTGCGCATGGTCGACGCCGGGCTGCTCGGCAAGAAGACCGGCCGCGGCTTCTACTCGTACTCCTGA